TGCCTACTCACGTGTGTGCACAAGCGGCGTGAAGCGCTCTGTGAGTAGCCATAATGAGCACTTGTGCATAATGTGACGCGAGCGCGACGCTTGTGTATGGAAATGCGCGCGTGGTCGCAACACGGTGTAAAAGAAGAGAACGGCGAGGCGCCGATTCGAAGTGCATCGGAGCGCGCCTCAAACGGCGCTTCCGCCGCCCTCTGACACGCAGAGGTTGCCTGGTTGAGTCGCCTCCGACGTGGCCTTAGCTGTGAAGCTACGCTACCCATGACTTGTGACAACGCAGGCATAAGAAACTTATAACGTGGGAGCATGTAGGATGGGGGGGTCTTTATGCAACATCCCAGGGAAGCCGGCAGATCGAGACTAGCGTTGCTGAATATGGAAAGAGGGCACACAGCAAAGGCTGCTGGGAgtttctgattggctgctaATGTTGCTATCCAGGCCAGGATTGGTGGAGCTGACGCAGCCCGACATCACGTTGTCGGGACTAAACCCTTTTGAACTGAGGCAAAACGGAGAGGCACAGATCTCAaaacacatgcgcgcacacacacattaaagggAAGTATGAGAAACCGAGCGCCTATGTCTATACATGACAGCTCCGCACGCATATACcacacatataaatatatgtatatatataaatgataaACCAGGACGATCTGCGCTGATACATGACACATCCAAACGTTCGTCGCCTCCATGCGTGACGATCTTTGGTGAATCTGCGCGCAGGAGCAAACTTCCTTTAATTTCGCCATTCTCTTCGAAGCCTCGCTCGAAGGTGGACGGAATAAATTGGAGGTTAAGCACGCGTGAAGGCACAGCCAGCGGGCCCCCTTTCCACCACTCCACGCCACATTTGTCAAATCACAGAAAAATTTCTGCTGCACGTGAACCCAGAATTGGAGGAGAGAGGCGGCGGCGGGATTCGCATGTGAGGCACGCACACtcgcagaaaaaaataaaataaataaatatatatatacataaagtTTTTACATTTACGTTTGtggtcatttaaaaaaacatcgTGGAGAGCATTGACCATGAGCTGCATGCTATTAATAAAACATAAGATGAGACACGGCGGTGAGTCAGGGGAAATGCATGACTACTTCTTTGGCCTCAGTGCCTTTGCCCCCACGGCGTCGGCTCCACTGCGCTTGTGCCTTTGCCAGGAGTAAGATGCGTCTCCGGCTACGATGAGCGGCGGAAGGATCTCCTCTAACGTGGCAGTCAGATGAACATCAGCGCTCAGTGGTGTCTCCTGTTCCTGAGCAAACCTGCCTTTCGCTGAGGTGGAGCGTCCAGAGACGTCTGTAGACCAAACAGGGCTGAGGCCCAAACTATTTAGGTCACAGAGCTGTAATGACAGATCTGACACATTCGATGTCTCTAAGCCTGTTTTCAGACGGAGGGTCCGGTTTTGTGGACCTAACTTGTGGCCCCCCTCCCTGCTGCAGCCCATTCTTCTCGATGCATTAACGTTCTTGCATCACCTCCTCCAGCGAGCACGGAAAACAAGAGTGCAAAAGACCTGAAGAGatgagaaatgtgtgtgtgtgtgtgtgtgtgtgtgtgtgtgtgtgtggggagagaCTAAATAGTATGAAGGTAATCAGAGGCCAACTGCATCACCAACCTAAGCCTTGGATGTATTTGGCTACAACGCAACGCTATAAGTACAATTCCACTGTCAGCTTCAGAAATGCCATCAAGGAAATGAACTCACCTATGAAAAAGACAAGCAGTGAAATCTAAGCTTGTTGGGGCCTGAACGCCACACCGGTGTGTTGCTATGGATGGCTGGAtctcagacacattaacagtgTCTGGCATTGACTTGCACCCAGGAGACCTCCCCCACCGCATCGCGCAGGCACACACGTCTGGGCATCGTACTTCTGCTCTAATACTTCCCGTGCCCCTTGGGTCGACCCCATTTGACGGCGACTCTTCGGGTTGGGGCGACTGCACGACGTTGGGGCCGCTACCTTGTGTGGTAgcgctggagcagctcctcgaGGCTGATGTCCAGAGGGGAAAAGACCACCCCCTCCACCTCAGGGTGACCCGTCAGACCTAGAGGAGAAAAGTATGGATTCACGATTAAATACTGTACCTTATGAACCATAGCTTATGAACAAGCACAAGCACAATAGGAGGGAGGGCTTAGGCTTAGACAGGGGGAGTCCGTAAGGTAAAGGTTGGAGCTTATGGTGCCGGTTCCTGAAAGCACACAGACGCTCGGTCGTGTCTGCAGCTGCCAGGACGCCAAAGCTTCAACAAGCTGCCTGCAGGCATTCTGAGGCCGGGGGAGGCTTGAGGTCTCGCATGCAGGAGCAGGTACCAGGTACGGGTACACATGAGTGGAAAAAAGGCCTCACCCCTCAGGTAAACGTACAGTAAACCCATGCTAAACGTGAAGCCAGAGGAGTCCGTTTAGGATCGTGTTCACAATAATAGCAACGAGCGACGTGCCCACACGAATAGATGCATCAGGTGCATTTCAGACAATCGCGGAAAAGATGCCAAATATATGCATCTGGCCCCAGACCCACTTTTTGTCTCCGACTGACACTCAACGCACCCAGAGGATCAACCTGTGCCAAATAAACAGCCATGTTTAAACAGTTGTTGCCTGAATGGAAGTGGGCTCCGTCCTCAGCGACCGAGGACCCCAAACATTTAAACAGAGCAGAAAATCGTGCTGCACAACAATTTCAATTGTCCTGCTTGCTAATAGCATCTGCTcatctgtgtcctgtgtcctacCAACCAAGCCTCGACTGCACTTGAACCTCCCATAGTGTGTTAGATATTCACCTATCTGCCTTTTCTACTATCCCTTCCTGACTCTGCTGACAGATCCATCATCCCCTCCTTTCTGTCCGtccctccgtctgtctgtccgtccgtccgtccgtccggccAGCTGTCTGTCTTGCCCTGGCTGTGTTGACAGCTCCTCGGTCTCGGTCTCGTCGCAGTGTTCTGCTCCGTCATGGCCACTGGAGCGACGCCTGCACTCTCTCAGTCGACGGACAGGCAACCACTCTTTCCCCGCAGTTTTGCTCAAAATTTTCCTCTCCCTTCAAAAGTTTATTTTACTCGGTCCCTTGCTTGCCGCAGCTCAATCGCTGTCATccgtctccatctccatcctcctccatagCTGACCATCTTGTTGCTTGGCAGCTGACAGAAAGAAAGACTGAAAGGCTGATAGATAGGAAACATAAAATCCCTTGAAGGGCTCTGCTCAGAAAATCTGCCAGCAAAGCCCAAAGCatctcttccctcctctccacGTCCCCCATGCTGCGCCGGTACCTAGGCTCAACGCCTTCCTGTGTGGATGTGCCCTCACATTGCACATCTTATGACTCCTAAAATGCAAGACAGCCTAGACGTCTTCATTTGAATTATATATCAATGGCCTAGATGATCTACTTGAATTACACGAAGAGGAAGACAGAACGAAAGAACTTCAGAGGCGCAGACAGTTGgccaaacattttaaaatgtcttttgatAGCAAATACACAGAATTCAAGCTTCTATCGTCAACACTGCCTTTGCCAACCCCATAGTTTTGGGGGAAGACCGTTGATGGCGCTTCGTGCACACTAACCACTATTGGCAAAAAaatgctgcagcacagcacagagccCAATCCTTACAAGTAGGTCATGGTGGTGTGGGGATGGGGGGGTTGGTGCAGCCCATCTGGAGCAGTGCATTCTGAGTAGATGACTGCAGATGAAGGGAAGGCTGCGAGAAGATGAGAGTGCTGTACTTAAAACACCCTTTCTGGCTGCGTTTCATTTTCCTTTCCCTCTTGAACCTTGACTCATCTTACAGAGAAATGTCCTGCCGACTCATTTCACCTCAGAAGAAGGAGGCAGCTTAACTGTGCCGCATAATTCAAAGCGGAGCATGTGGAGAGGTGCAAAACCATGGAGGGGAATGTGTGATACCTGTGCAGACCTCGAGGTATGTGGGGTTGGGGTTAAAGCCGCCAGCGTAGCCCACCTGGGTGGAGAAGACCCCTGGAAGCCGCCAGAAACGCCTCTCAGCTCCCCAGAAACCTCCCATACCTCAATAAGATGACAACACTCCCAGTTCACCACCAACGTCTTAATGATAACAAACCAGTAGCAGAGGCTTCCACTGAGATTTGATCCAGTGGTCTCATCAAACATAATGTTCTCCATGTCTTTCGGAAAAGGCTCCACAGTGGGATTCCCATTGGTCGCATGACGTCGCATCAACACAATGTTTTTTAACAGTACAAATTACAGTATAGAAGCAGAGAAGCCCCTTAGCAGCTTTAACTAGGCCTCATTGGTCTGCACTTGGTTAAAGGCTGACCCAGGCCAGCGGATCAGAGCGAGAGGCTTCTGCGTTGGAAGACATTTAAGAGATTACATGGCTTTGACTGCTGTTCTATCCCTGCTGTCCTTACCTCAATACCCACAATTAAACACAATCTCACAGCAACTTCCTGATCGCGCTCGCTTACTTGGACTTCATGTAGTTCGGACTAGACTGTACATGAAGGCCTACGGTTAGGAGCCACACAGGAGCTGATGACAATGCATTAATGGTGCACTTCCACATAACCTTGCATGCAAGGGAGGGCCCCTCTAGTTGGTCCAGCGTTAGCCTAATCTTTGCCGTGTTAAAAATAACCAGTAAGTCAAACAAACTGGAGTGCTGAGAGGtggcaggggagggagggagtaaggggggtggggtgggggtatACGCCACTGCCAACTGTGCTGCGTGGAATTAGAGCGCTAAAaacgaagtgtgtgtgtgtgtgtgtgtgtgtgtgtgtgtgtgtgtgtgtgtgtgtgtgtgtgtgtgtgtgtgtgtgtgtgtgtgtgtgtgtgtgtgtgtgtgtgtgacccacaGATGTGTGAGGAGGATTAGGGTTTAAGAAGACTGAGATGACTTAGCGTCTAAATCTCCACTAAGCAAGGCTGGTTTTTACTGCAACCACTAATATTAGTCTACAGATAAACAGGCCGCAGGGTACACTAAGAGCTTAGGCGCAAACCAATAATGGATGCCTGCACAAAGTTCACTTGGCCGCACAGAAATGCGATGTGTGACATTGACCTGAATACAAACGATCTCTAATCTGATACAAACATAATGGTTTTCATTTCCCAGATAGGTCCGGGATGATCTCTAACTGTGACCAACAGCCACCTGCGATTTATTTCAGACTTAAAGTGATTACTGTAAAACCGCACGGCGCAGCAGCACTGAAAAGGAAACGCTTTGCCGCACCGGGACCCTGGAAGATTAACAAGTGTTTTGAAGAATGTAGAAGGCAAAGGGCGACGGAGCAGCACTCAAGCTGATAACGGCTGCCTTGGTGTGCCACCTTAAGGGGACTGTTTGATATTAgacaaaacagtttgttttcctgtgcGGTAACAGATTGCAGAAGCATAAAGGACTCCTGAAATGTCACAGAGGCCTTGCTGCCCTGAGGCTGTCCACTCCTTGCCCTCCTGTTGTGTGACAGTTCTGTCTTTTAGCAGCAGGCTGTTTGTTGCTACCGGGTCAAGTCCATGGGCACAGTCAGCCGCAATCAAAGTGTATCTGTGTCACTGACTGTACCAGCTAAATATCCTCAACGTGCGGGGGGTGAGTCAGCGTGAGGGAAGGCAGTAGAAGTCCTCTTGCAGCTTTCTGTGGATTTCTCTGCTCGTTCTCGCCCTCTTGTCCTTCGTTTCTAgccagagataaaaaaaaaaatgaaaaagtacTGAAGTTGTCAAAAGATAAAAAGTGTAAATGAGGAGGTCAGAGAGGCAAGTGTGTGCGATGAAGGgagaggggtggagggaggaaagatCATCCTgccaaaacaataaaagaagtAAATAGCCAGTGAGAAGCAACAGATGAGGGTAGTGAAGGATTCTTCTGGCTTCCAGACCACCGTGCCTTTGGGCACTATATAAAAAGACCCAGCACTTCAGCcaagagagaaaacaaacaagcaaataaacaaacaaaacaaaagtgagAGGTAAAAAACGAAGACAGCCAAGAACACGCCAACACAACACTGTCCAGAGAAGCCAACGCCGAGCCAAACTCCTGCACCCTCTCGCCCCTCTCTGCTTTATTAACTTCACACTCTCCTCCTCACCACTTCCCATCAGCCCTCACTTACAAAGACGCGAGCGCCGGCGAGAACTCAATCAGCCACGCAGCCGTCCGCACACCAGCCAAGCGGCCGGCCAAACAACCTCTGCTGTGGGTTTTACTCCCATGGAGCAGCTGGCAGAGGTCCAGACAGTGCCAGGCTGGCTCCTTTCACTGTGGCAAGCCCAGCGTTCCCCCCCACCAGCCCCGCGCCCACACCCCCATTCTGCCAGAATTACCCCAcctaacacacacaggcacagagaaAGAACTGGCTGAATACCCTCACTACGCTGCCTCTCCACGCCAGCAAAAGAAAGAACAGAGCGCGACCAAAAACAAGTAGGGAGGGCGGCTGGCTGTGGtcacaaaagaagaaaacaggattcgtgaagaggattttttttctccaacttGGACGAGATATGGGCGTAATGTCTTTGCGCGTCTTTGTTTGAGGATATCTGAAAAGCGCAGATCAAGTCGCACAGTGCAGCAGGAGTGGAGTGGAATACTCTTGGTCACCGTTTGTTGCCATTAGCTTGGTGCTTGCGGGCGGctggatcagaaccaaaacGCCGGACCCGGCGTGGCGCCACTCTGCGCGCGTCGTCGTTACCATCCGTCAAAGACGCAACAAGCTGTTGCTTTGCGGATAATGACGCCTCGTTTCGGGGAGCATTTGGCGCGGTACGCCCCCGGGTTCTACCAGCGCTCCCGTGTTTCTCACCCAGATAACTGGAGTCCAAGTGCTGCTGCCCCCTCGTGCAGAGACACGGGAGAGGTTCTGTCCACGGATGCCAAAACTGGTGATGGAAAGGTCGGTTTCCAGGCTGCTCTGTTTATATCCTCCCAACACTccatttttttccctcctctttccctctttcttccttttccctccctctccctatTCCTCTTTCTAGCTTCACGCAGGTTGGCAGGGAGTCAGGCACGAGTCGTCGGAGGAGGCTGGGGCTTTATACCAGTGCCAGCCATACTCGGCTCTATGGGAGGATTGTTGGGGGCGAGGGGGAGTGGGGCAacggagagaaagggaggggagAAAATAGGCAAGGCTGGTGGGAAGTGGGCTAGTTTTCACAACTGTCTGTGTGAAGAAAATGACCCTATAACAATTACCAAGTTGGTCTTGTGCGAGAGGACACTACCTCTGGTCAGGGTGGAGAAACTGTCCACACTTTCAGAAATCCACCCTTCAAGCCATTCAAGCGATCCATACATACTGTAGCGTAGCAACAGCAACCGTTGCTATGGAAAAACCTATATAGCGCTGGCTTCAGCATCTATTTCGCAGCAAAATGGAGTCACATCCTGTGGGCCTGCACTAATGGCTACAACAAAAGTCAATTTGATGGGAAAAGAAATTTCCCACTGGGAAACAACAGTGTTTTTTCAGAATACAGTGTACAGTGAACGCGTAGTAAACGAATCAGGGTCTCAAGTTCCACTGATTTCCACTGACTGCAGCACCATACAGACCTGGGCCCAACGTAGACGCTCCACAAGATGGACGCAAACGTGATTGCGCTGAGGCAACGGATCTAATCACTGATACCAACCGCTGCCCATGAGCAAACATCTCTTTATTTATCTCCTATCGTCTGCGCCGCTtgcatatatttttattgcaaaaGTTCTTTGCTAAAGACGAACAAGCAAGGGCGTTCAGAGGCAGAAGAGATGAGAAAATGGAACAATGCCCAAAATATATCTTCACCATGAACCTGCTTTACAGAGTTATAGTGAGACATGTAACAGAGATTGATTTTAGTCAGCTGACCTCCCCCATCCTGTTTGGAAGAAATATTGGCGGTCTACCCCGCACTGACTCAAAATAATAGCTACTATGCCCCTACCATGTAGCAATCTGCCACTGGATCACTCTTGCCAAGGTCACCGAGCACATTATACAGAGGGTAGCAAGGAGAAGAGTGGACGATCGCCGGGATATCTGAACAATGGACACGAAGCTTCTTTTAAAGAGGGTCTGAAACGAGTTGCAGTGATCTTCATTGGAGGGGGACAAATGTGTGAGCTGACACACAAGGCTGGGACGGCGCAGGGCATATGTGGAGACGGTCCCAGCAAATGCCTGAGTTACTCATGCTTATGGGcccacactgacaaacacagaagcacgCTAGTCCAGCACATACACTGAAACAACCCTGTCTCCACCTAAGCTGCCCCCTGtggtgagggggggtggggtggggttgGAGAACAGATTTCTGCCATGCGGCGTCTCCGAGCTGCTCCGACAGACGGAGCGGGAACTTACGACGGGGCGGAGCCTTCATGCGCATAATGCCCAGATGGGCCCCTGGATGCTGCGGTACTGCTCCCTCCCCATGAACCCACACCCAGCTCCCACAATGCACTCTGTCGATGCTCATGTGCGAGTAGGTGAGGACTGGAAGGCACCAGGTTCGCCTCGCCTCACATTTTTTTCTCCCCCATCCCAAAGTAGTGAGATAAAAGCTGTTAACCAAACTTCTAAACATTTAACATACGACAACAAACGTCATATTTTGTGGGAGCGCTACAGTGTCCATGACAGTAGTGAGAACTTCCCTTCTAATCCTTTTAATCGTCAGCTATTTGTAACTCAATCCCACCAGTCCTCCCAGCAGGCTTTTGCTGATTCTGTGGCTGAACCGCAGATTTCATTACGGTGTCCAAACAGACTGAAAAGCAGTTTAGCAGTTGTCTCCGATATGCTTGGTTCATGCACTTACATTTGTCCTACCAGGTTCCCAACAGCCAAAGCTGAAAGTCGTTTTGACAGAATAAGAACATTTACACTGTGAAAATTTTAAGTAAACATACTGTCctataataataaaagccaCAAATGCTGATTATTAGCTTTAGTATTTATCTTATTCTACGAGAGTACATCACAAAGGGCCAACAGACTCGTCATACTTACATACATACAGCTCAGCGCAAACAATCCAGTATCCAGTTGGGAGCCAGAACCTTTGTGTGGGTAACATAAAtctatatttacagtatatcttGTTGTTTCCCAGTTTTTTAAAACTAGAGTGACGCATTAAAAGTATTGATCAGCTCAGTCTATTAGacgaaaaagaaagagaagatgaAGTCTGTGATCTGATTGGTTGATGCGGTGGAGAAGGCTTGAGGTTATGAATCCCTAACAGGTTATCAACAGGAACAAGCTCAGTTAAAAGTGAGTGTGCTTTGTGGCACCGGAGAACCTGGATTAAACCCAAAAGATCACATGTCTTGCTTCAGGCCCCTGGATGCATTCACACTACGTGTTCTGATTGACCCGGAGGGTGAGTCAAATATGAATGAGTGTTGGCCAAAGAAAAATCCCCTGCCAGGTTTGGGTTGTTCTTTTTGCTGAATGGGAGAACTGAAAAGGACAATTTATTAAACACCGTCTATGGAAGTTAAACACGCAAAACGCCCTAAACCTGATATTGCACACATTCATTAGGCCTAAACGCAAACATGCATTACAGAAAAGTGTCACTTACACACACTGTTCTGTTTGGATAAATCATTGGGCCAACGGGACTGAGGCCA
Above is a window of Betta splendens chromosome 22, fBetSpl5.4, whole genome shotgun sequence DNA encoding:
- the msrab gene encoding mitochondrial peptide methionine sulfoxide reductase; this encodes IVLMRRHATNGNPTVEPFPKDMENIMFGMGGFWGAERRFWRLPGVFSTQVGYAGGFNPNPTYLEVCTGLTGHPEVEGVVFSPLDISLEELLQRYHTR